The Rubricoccus marinus nucleotide sequence TCGACGCGGAGTACGGCGATTGCCCTTGCAGCGGGTGCTCCTCGGAGATGGGCACGAACTGCGCTGTCCCGTACACCTCGCTCGTCGACGTGTGCACCACACGCTCCACGCCGAGGTCCCGCGCCGCCTGCATGACGTTGAGCGTTCCCTTCACGTTCGTGTCCACGTACGTGTCTGGGGAGTGGTACGAGTACGGGATCGCGATAAGCGCCGCGAGGTGGAGCACGACGTCGCACCCCTCCATCGCCTTCCGCACGCCGTTGGGATCGCGCACGTCCCCGGCGAACACGTCCAGCTTGGCCTGCACGTCGGCGTCGAGGTCGTCCAGCCACCCCCACGAACCGAAGGAGTTGTACAGCACGAACGGGCGCACGTCATATCCTCTCTCGACAAGGGCCTCGACGAGGTGCGAGCCGATGAACCCGTCAGCGCCGGTTACAAGAATCTTTTTAGCCATTGGGGTTGGGTTGTGCGTCAGGCCGGTTCCAGCTTTGCCATCGCACGGAACGCGGCGCTTTGCTCAGCGAGTTCGTCGTAGGTGCCCGTCTCTGCGACCTTGCCGTCCTTCATCAAGAAGATGCGGTCGCAGTCGCGGACCGTCGTGATGCGGTGCGCGATGAGTACGAGCGTTTTCTGCCCGGAGAGGTCGCTTACGGCTTCCATCACGGCGTCCTCCGTCACGCCGTCCAGCGCGCTGGTCGCCTCGTCCATAACAAGCACCTCTGGGTCGTGATAGAGCGCGCGGGCGATGCCGATCCTTTGGCGCTGGCCGCCGCTCAACCGGACGCCGCGCTCTCCCACTACCGTTCTGTATTTGTCGGGAAGGGAGCCGATAAAGTCGTGGAGGTGGGCGATACGGGACGCCCGCTCTACTTGCTTGTGGTCCACTTCTTCGGGGGGTACCCCGAAGGCAATGTTGTTCGCGATCGTGTCATCACAAAGGAAGATATGCTGCGGGACGTACCCGATTTGACGCCGCCATGCGCGCATCGTCGGCTCCGCCAGAGGCCGACCGTCTACGAGGATGGCCCCACTCTCCGGCACGTACAACCCCAGCAGCAGGTCCACAAGAGTCGTCTTGCCGGACCCGCTCGGACCTACGAGCCCTACTGTGTGGTTCTTCGGGATGCGCAGCGAGATCGCGTCCAGAGCGGGCGTCTCGCCCCCGTCGTACCGGAACGTGACGTCCTGAAGCTCGATGCTTTGCTGGAACGCCAGAGGCTCAGTGGATTCGTCGCGTTGGCCACGGGGCTTGAACTCCGCGATGTCGTCCGTGAGGTCGTCCAAGGCCGCCTGGCTGAACCGCATGCTCGCGAATGACCCAAACATGTTCTGTAGCTCTGGCATTAAGCGGAAGCCAGCAAACGCGTAGAGGCTAATCGTCGGAAGGATCCGGGCAATCCCCTCCCCCGCGCTGAGGTAGTACACGACGATGAGGATGATCCCCCCAAACGCGATGGTCTCTAAGAGGTAGCGAGGGAGTTGGGCGATGGCGCGGTTCGACGCCGTCGCTTGCGAGTACGTCCACGAGTACGGGGCGAACCTGGACGCGAACGCGTCTTCTCGACCTAAGACCTTCACGTCTTTGATACCGCCAAACGCCTCGCCGGTGATCTTGTACCGCTTCTCGTTTGCTTGCACCTTTTGCCTACCCAGCCTGCGCTGTTTCGTACGCACCAAGTAGTAGATCCCTCCATACGCGCCCCCCAATACGAGGACCGTTGCAAGCGCTAATAACGGGTCGAGTAAGATGATAAGAACGATCAGCGCGACGACGACGAGGAACCGAGCGAGCACGTTCAACGCGGGAGATAACACCCCATTCATCACGGTCTGTACCTCAGACAGGATGCTGTTGTTGAACTGCGCGCTGTTCCGTTGAACGAAGAACGAATAAGGCTGAGAGAGGTACCCCTTGAGAAGGCGTAACGACAAACGATGGTGCATCCCCCACGAGAACCTGAGCATGGCCCAAATCGTGAGCGCGCTAATCGCGTTGCTAATCGCCAGGACCGCGACCACAGCCAGGCCGAGCGCGATCAGAAACGAGGTTGTGGACTCAAAGCCGAACCCGACATACGCTTTTCGCAACCACTCGTTGGTCTCCACGACCGAGGGGTCCGCTACGACACTCATAAACGGCGCGATGCTCCCCACGCCGACCATTTCAATACACGCGCGAACGATGAGCCCTACCAAGAGCACAGACAGTTGCAACCGCTCTCGGCGGTTGAAAAGCTTATAGAGCTGCTGAATTATTTGCATGAGACCGCCTCTGGCGGACCGAGGCAATTCTTACGTCGCGAGAGCTGTTGCTTTCTGGCGGTTTAGCACCGCACGCGTGTCAACCAAGGCCCCCTTAAATGTGCCCACGGCGTCCCAGTCCACGTCGGTGTGGTCCGTTACGACGACGACACAGTCAGCAGCGCCCATCCCCTCTTCAACCCCGCTAGAGCGGAGGTGAATGCCGGCGTGATCGAGCACGGGCACGTGGGGGTCATGGTAGCTGACGTCGGCCCCCTTATCTTGGAGAAGCTGGATGATGTCCAAAGCCGGGCTCTCTCGCATGTCGCTGATGTCGCGCTTGTACGCCACGCCAACTACCAGTACGCGGCTCCCTTTGATGGCCTTGCCCTCCTCGTTGAGGGCATCCTGGATGTGCTGTACCCAGTAGGCCGGCATCGACGTGTTCACTTCGCTCGCCAGTTCTATAAACCGGGCCGTGTAGTTAAGAGAGCGGAGCTTCCACGAGAGGTACAACGGGTCGATGGGGATGCAGTGGCCTCCCAACCCAGGACCCGGCGTGAACCTCATGAAGCCAAATGGTTTCGTAGAGGCTGCATCAATGATCTCCCAAACGTCGAGGCCCAGCCTGTCGCACATGATAAGAAGTTCATTCGCAAGGCCGATGTTTACAGCTCGGAACGTGTTCTCTAGCAGCTTCACCATCTCCGCAGACTCCGGGCTTGTCACGGGAACCAGCGTCTCGATCGCCGCGCCGTACAACGCCATCCCGGCCTCAACGCACGCGTCGGTCACGCCGCCCATCACCTTCGGGGTGTTCACCGTCGTCCAGTCTTCCCTGCCCGGGTCGACGCGTTCCGGCGAGAAGCAGAGAAACAGGTCTTTCCCAACGGTGAGGCCTTCCTCCTCAAGCTCCGGGAGAATGACTTCCCTCGTAGTACCGGGGTACGTCGTGCTCTCCAGCACGACCACCGTGCCCGGGCGGATATGCGCTTTCACTTGCTCCGTCGCGGCGATGATGTACGAGACGTCGGGGTCCCCCGTCTTCCGCAGCGGGGTCGGCACGCAGATCGAGATCCCATCGCAATCGGACAGCGCGCTGAAATCGGTCGTGGCAGAGAGGAGCCCATTCTCGACGAGCGGTTGCAACCGGCTGCTCGGAATGTCTTCGACGTGGGACTCACCTAGGTTCACTCCCCTCGCGACGGCTTCGTTGACGTCAACGCCAACGACTTGCAGTCCAGCTTCAGCGAAGACCACTGCTAGGGGCAGCCCCACGTAACCCAGACCGATTACGCCGACCCGCGCGCTCCGTTCGTCGATGCGCTTGAGGAGATCCTGTAAGGCGCGAGAAGTGGAGTCGTTCACGAGTCGGTAAGTAGCGGTTAGGACGGGGAGCAAGGAATGGCCAGCCTGGAAGGAATTTCTCTAGCGGGCAGTCTACCGAAGCTACAGTAGCCCCCCCTTAACCGTCTTCTCCCACGCGTTCTCTGTTCAATCTGCTTGTGAGCCCTGCGTGAACCGGACGATGATTTTTCACCTTACCGCCGGCCGGTCGACAAAAACCACGGTGAGATAA carries:
- a CDS encoding ABC transporter ATP-binding protein → MQIIQQLYKLFNRRERLQLSVLLVGLIVRACIEMVGVGSIAPFMSVVADPSVVETNEWLRKAYVGFGFESTTSFLIALGLAVVAVLAISNAISALTIWAMLRFSWGMHHRLSLRLLKGYLSQPYSFFVQRNSAQFNNSILSEVQTVMNGVLSPALNVLARFLVVVALIVLIILLDPLLALATVLVLGGAYGGIYYLVRTKQRRLGRQKVQANEKRYKITGEAFGGIKDVKVLGREDAFASRFAPYSWTYSQATASNRAIAQLPRYLLETIAFGGIILIVVYYLSAGEGIARILPTISLYAFAGFRLMPELQNMFGSFASMRFSQAALDDLTDDIAEFKPRGQRDESTEPLAFQQSIELQDVTFRYDGGETPALDAISLRIPKNHTVGLVGPSGSGKTTLVDLLLGLYVPESGAILVDGRPLAEPTMRAWRRQIGYVPQHIFLCDDTIANNIAFGVPPEEVDHKQVERASRIAHLHDFIGSLPDKYRTVVGERGVRLSGGQRQRIGIARALYHDPEVLVMDEATSALDGVTEDAVMEAVSDLSGQKTLVLIAHRITTVRDCDRIFLMKDGKVAETGTYDELAEQSAAFRAMAKLEPA
- a CDS encoding nucleotide sugar dehydrogenase is translated as MNDSTSRALQDLLKRIDERSARVGVIGLGYVGLPLAVVFAEAGLQVVGVDVNEAVARGVNLGESHVEDIPSSRLQPLVENGLLSATTDFSALSDCDGISICVPTPLRKTGDPDVSYIIAATEQVKAHIRPGTVVVLESTTYPGTTREVILPELEEEGLTVGKDLFLCFSPERVDPGREDWTTVNTPKVMGGVTDACVEAGMALYGAAIETLVPVTSPESAEMVKLLENTFRAVNIGLANELLIMCDRLGLDVWEIIDAASTKPFGFMRFTPGPGLGGHCIPIDPLYLSWKLRSLNYTARFIELASEVNTSMPAYWVQHIQDALNEEGKAIKGSRVLVVGVAYKRDISDMRESPALDIIQLLQDKGADVSYHDPHVPVLDHAGIHLRSSGVEEGMGAADCVVVVTDHTDVDWDAVGTFKGALVDTRAVLNRQKATALAT